One part of the Nymphaea colorata isolate Beijing-Zhang1983 chromosome 8, ASM883128v2, whole genome shotgun sequence genome encodes these proteins:
- the LOC116259478 gene encoding uncharacterized protein LOC116259478: MAPRKNLMEFFGRRSPKTPSQPMPDQPDEKGEETGTSGAYGSQGSGSKHRRPARQCVRKLPLDLERDGIEGEGEYEGVADGEGGSGGRKLTKTKGKTTPRSLIRAKRNNASNNEIDNSKGPIGSQNEECSALSSGSDFFVKLSERRKRRKSLQQEKGEHVPGDTTIADEMHQQLRMLKDNLSSGEENGLRGQIRMLEGNHFAASNRSDRSNNGSPAKAIDLRLEAKRAAEENARLFAGKQIHPFFVSCQTSKRLSEVCHWGNRCDSVLQEDMTMPYAPLHVLQTSQEDEVLLNWQDWVVFEGNVLKRADPIIVEDMTLAWLHGSKPLKIDSFVNIPNLAESTFLEQQLERRESGSTASTSCSSLLIGEQNCEVEMEARDRAPVDITRNHVCGELHDERMKPYYLRCSSLQPVANLWVDKYQPDRASEVCGNLDSVKFINEWMHSWYIQNPANDKISSHNDDHEWIEDDDAVNDMYGIALKNILLLTGPIGSGKSAAIYACAKEQGFQIIEVSASDWRSGTVVKQKFREAMESQCLKKWSHEDPVGSQNQHGIGTFPIENKSLECGNSGDLRKVNFESVSCLEQENALEMEVSCNFMECRGLGNQVASKTLILFEDFDATLDEDRGLIATIVELAETTKRPIILTSNSEDPILPPLVDRVTINFTLPSVDELVSHVYMVCVSEAINISLQLIELVVRFCQRDIRKTLMFLQFWCQGRTDQGGNKSLCAYGPVPFNIDAGHYVIKKVIPWGLPSQLSEYIEQEVSKSLAKTKAIALDETITEELSTAENLEDRLGHKNEDMSNNEDGLSKWKLAMHDFALESSILSDISPCKTVETTKQSRQKRRVVVSDSEDEPYIDKVYLSERLPQHLGEESLLDVPNNSFSMQEHPEANHLDATLHENLLGGPKTNGVGCTHYLNGSPEISCIPGLSFVPETEIDNGYLEQISSVACFPDLAQNTCLGSSDMLKELGMEIINLAQTDGEPDRVSETLCWDACDTAAESVPGCNDCHFEPPLAIFRTCPLIDECSRADFSSSFMNKTKPKRLVVADLVQETWKKLRSQGSEIRFCIETEQSASSSLKIASGLTQLISDADVMRTAGCVLFKYPAQASIFDEGDRHVDLMSTFAEHGLCFYAKKSAPIRRHLDPAIELDLASEILVSSMDGLTIGTLVAQESGHGSSIQLKIFEELMEEGMLPDRLEDDSMLSDALLTVVPIRSYLASRGAAFHEYLSFLSQISKGESTRLAQEGKSRKCGRFRGSRHYLRTGPFSMSAEDVLMLDQHACYKKRDPKSIVKVDPT; the protein is encoded by the exons ATGGCACCTCGCAAGAACCTGATGGAATTCTTCGGCAGAAGGTCGCCGAAGACCCCGAGCCAACCGATGCCGGATCAGCCCGACGAGAAGGGTGAAGAAACCGGCACGTCTGGCGCTTATGGATCGCAGGGGTCTGGAAGCAAGCATCGCCGGCCGGCTAGGCAGTGTGTCCGAAAGCTTCCGCTTGATCTCGAGAGGGATGGAATCGAGGGCGAAGGGGAGTATGAAGGTGTGGCTGATGGAGAAGGTGGTTCGGGTGGACGGAAGCTAACGAAAACTAAGGGGAAGACCACGCCGAGGTCTTTGATAAGG GCTAAGCGGAACAATGCGTCGAATAACGAAATCGATAATTCTAAGGGGCCAATCGGTTCCCAAAACGAGGAATGTTCTGCGCTGAGCTCGG GATCAGATTTCTTTGTAAAATTATCTGAAAGGAGAAAGCGGCGTAAAAGTCTCCAGCAGGAGAAAGGAGAGCACGTTCCCGGAGACACCACAATTGCAG ATGAAATGCATCAACAGTTGAGGATGTTGAAAGACAATTTATCCTCTGGCGAGGAGAATGGATTGCGAGGCCAGATTCGAATGCTTGAAGGCAACCACTTTGCTGCTAGTAACCGATCTGACCGTAGTAACAATGGTTCACCCGCTAAAGCTATCGATCTCAGATTGGAAGCAAAAAGGGCGGCAGAA GAAAATGCTCGCCTCTTTGCTGGAAAACAAATacatccattttttgtttcatgtcaAACATCAAAAAGATTGTCAGAGGTATGTCACTGGGGAAATCGTTGTGACTCTGTCTTGCAAGAGGATATGACCATGCCATATGCTCCATTACATGTGCTGCAGACAAGTCAG gAGGATGAGGTATTATTGAATTGGCAAGATTGGGTGGTTTTTGAGGGAAACGTACTTAAACGTGCTGATCCTATTATTGTAGAGGATATGACTTTGGCATGGCTTCATGGATCCAAGCCTCTAAAAATTGATAGCTTTGTGAATATTCCAAATTTGGCAGAATCAACATTTCTGGAACAGCAGCTTGAGAGAAGAGAAAGTGGGTCGACAGCCTCGACCTCATGTTCTTCTTTGTTGATTGGTGAGCAGAATTGTGAAGTTGAGATGGAAGCACGT GACCGTGCCCCTGTTGACATAACAAGGAATCATGTATGTGGAGAACTACATGACGAAAG GATGAAGCCATACTATCTTCGGTGTAGCAGCCTTCAACCTGTTGCCAACTTGTGGGTTGACAAATACCAACCAGACAGGGCGTCAGAG GTATGTGGCAACCTTGACTCAGTTAAGTTTATAAATGAGTGGATGCATTCCTGGTATATTCAGAACCCTGCGAATGataaaatttcttctcataatGACGACCATGAATGgattgaagatgatgatgctgTAAATGACATGTATGGGATTGCACTAAAAAATATTCTATTGCTAACTGGACCTATCGGG AGTGGGAAATCTGCAGCAATTTATGCGTGTGCCAAAGAGCAAGGTTTTCAAATAATTGAG GTCAGTGCATCTGATTGGCGGAGTGGAACAGTTGTGAAGCAAAAGTTTCGGGAAGCTATGGAATCACAATGCCTGAAAAAGTG GTCTCATGAAGACCCTGTTGGTTCACAGAATCAACATGGTATAGGAACCTTCCCAATTGAAAATAAAAGCCTGGAGTGTGGAAATTCAGGAGACCTCAGAAAAGTGAATTTTGAATCTGTTTCTTGCCTAGAACAAGAGAATGCTTTGGAAATGGAAGTTTCTTGCAATTTTATGGAGTGTAGGGGTTTAGGTAATCAAGTTGCTAGTAAGACTTTGATCCTGTTTGAGGATTTCGATGCAACACTTGATGAAGATCGTGGGTTGATTGCAACTATAGTTGAACTTGCTGAAACAACCAAGCGGCCTATTATTCTGACAAGCAATA GTGAGGACCCTATTCTGCCTCCGCTTGTGGATAGGGTCACGATCAATTTCACTCTTCCTTCAGTAGATGAGTTGGTTTCCCATGTGTATATG GTTTGTGTTTCCGAAGCTATCAACATTTCACTGCAGTTAATAGAGCTTGTGGTTAGATTTTGTCAACGTGATATACGAAAGACCCTCATGTTCCTTCAGTTCTGGTGTCAGGGTCGAACAGATCAAGGAG GCAATAAGTCATTATGTGCTTATGGGCCAGTACCTTTCAACATTGATGCTGGACACTATGTGATAAAGAAGGTGATTCCATGGGGCCTTCCATCCCAGCTGTCGGAGTATATAGAACAGGAGGTCTCTAAATCGTTGGCCAAGACGAAAGCCATTGCTCTGGATGAGACAATAACAGAAGAGCTGAGTACTGCGGAAAATTTGGAGGATCGGTTAGGTCATAAGAATGAAGACATGAGTAACAACGAGGATGGCTTATCAAAATGGAAGTTGGCTATGCATGATTTTGCTTTAGAGTCATCGATTCTATCCGATATTAGTCCTTGCAAGACTGTGGAAACCACCAAGCAGTCGAGGCAAAAAAGACGTGTCGTAGTTTCAGATTCCGAAGATGAGCCTTACATTGACAAAGTATATCTGTCAGAGCGGCTGCCTCAGCATCTTGGTGAAGAGTCCTTGCTAGATGTGCCAAATAATTCTTTTTCCATGCAAGAACATCCTGAGGCGAACCATCTAGATGCGACGTTACACGAGAATCTTCTGGGAGGTCCCAAAACAAATGGAGTCGGTTGCACTCATTACTTGAATGGATCTCCTGAAATTTCTTGCATCCCAGGACTATCTTTTGTTCCTGAAACAGAAATAGACAACGGATATTTGGAGCAAATATCATCAGTGGCTTGTTTTCCTGATCTTGCGCAAAACACTTGCTTGGGCAGTTCAGATATGCTTAAAGAACTTGGAATGGAGATAATTAACTTAGCACAAACCGATGGAGAACCGGACAGGGTTTCTGAAACTCTATGCTGGGATGCCTGTGACACGGCTGCAGAATCAGTTCCTGGCTGTAATGATTGTCATTTTGAGCCCCCCCTGGCTATTTTTAGAACGTGTCCTTTGATTGATGAATGCAGCCGTGCGGATTTCAGTAGCAGTTTCATGAATAAAACGAAACCGAAACGACTAGTTGTAGCTGATTTAGTTCAAGAGACGTGGAAGAAGCTGCGAAGCCAGGGCTCGGAAATCAGGTTTTGTATTGAAACAGAACAAAGCGCATCTTCTTCGTTAAAGATAGCCAGTGGGCTGACTCAACTTATTTCTGATGCCGATGTGATGCGTACCGCTGGCTGTGTGCTTTTCAAG TATCCTGCGCAGGCATCAATATTTGATGAGGGCGATCGACATGTTGACTTAATGTCCACATTTGCTGAGCATGGCCTTTGCTTCTACGCAAAGAAGAGTGCTCCAATAAGGAGACACCTGGACCCCGCCATCGAGTTGGACTTGGCGTCGGAGATTCTGGTCTCCAGCATGGATGGTCTAACAATAGGGACGCTGGTTGCTCAGGAGAGTGGTCATGGCTCCTCAATCCAACTAAAGATTTTTGAGGAATTGATGGAAGAAGGCATGCTGCCTGACAG ACTTGAGGATGATTCGATGCTTTCCGATGCACTGTTGACGGTCGTCCCTATACGGTCATATTTGGCGTCGAGGGGTGCTGCCTTCCACGAATACTTGTCATTTTTGAGCCAAATATCCAAAGGAGAATCTACTCGTCTTGCCCAAGAAGGCAAGTCCCGAAAATGTGGCAG GTTTAGAGGTTCCCGTCATTACTTGAGGACAGGTCCCTTTTCAATGTCTGCCGAAGATGTCCTTATGTTAGATCAGCATGCCTGCTACAAGAAAAGAGACCCGAAATCCATTGTGAAGGTTGATCCAACTTGA
- the LOC116259392 gene encoding protein SMALL AUXIN UP-REGULATED RNA 9-like, with protein sequence MLLQRARLPESLSKYCLKPSGSVFRLPKFESAPLSPRCVFSFKDGAVSSPDEANDGRCCSHVPKGCFAVYVGKEGTMRRFVIPLSYLSQAIFKALLKEAEEEFGFSSNGGIRLPCESFLFEHILWLLKKKDPMVQNQEMVEELLSFYHNEDREFSS encoded by the coding sequence ATGCTGTTGCAGAGAGCCCGGTTGCCTGAGAGTCTGAGCAAGTACTGCTTGAAGCCATCAGGCAGTGTCTTCCGACTGCCAAAGTTCGAGTCCGCGCCTCTCTCCCCCAGATGCGTCTTCTCCTTCAAGGACGGCGCCGTCAGCTCCCCTGATGAAGCCAACGATGGCCGCTGCTGCTCGCACGTGCCCAAGGGCTGCTTTGCGGTCTACGTTGGCAAGGAAGGGACAATGAGGAGATTCGTGATCCCCCTCAGTTACCTGAGCCAAGCCATCTTCAAGGCCCTGCTGaaggaggcagaggaagaatTCGGCTTCTCCAGCAACGGAGGAATCAGGCTTCCATGCGAATCCTTTCTCTTCGAGCACATCCTTTGGCTGCTCAAGAAGAAGGACCCCATGGTCCAGAATCAGGAGATGGTGGAGGAGCTCTTGAGTTTTTACCACAACGAGGATCGTGAGTTTAGTAGCTGA